The Pyramidobacter porci genome contains the following window.
CGAGGATGTCTTTCACGCCGCTCGCCCCCTTTCTTTCGCGAATACCAATTATCATACAGAAAGCGCCGAAGAAATCAAGGCGGCGGCAAAACGAAGCGCGGCGGGAAGGAAACGCGCCCCGTTTTCGCGCTCAGTGGGATATAATGAAAAAAATCTTCGCGGAGGCCGAGGCCATGATTCTGATCAGCGGAAAAAGTTATCTGCCGCTCAAGCGGCTTATGGATATTCTCGGATCGTTGGCGGCGCTGCTGGTTCTTTCCCCGCTGATGGTCGGGGTCGCTCTGCGGGTGAAAAGGGAGATGGGTTCTCCCGTCATCTTCGCTCAGCCGCGCCCGGGGCGCGGCGAAAAGATTTTTCTGAACTACAAGTTCCGCTCCATGCGTCACGCCGTCGACGCTTCGGGACGCCCGCTGCCCGACCGGGAACGCCTCACGCCGTTCGGCCGCAGGCTGCGCCGTTCCAGCCTCGACGAACTGCCCGAGCTGTGGAATGTCCTCAAGGGCGACATGAGCCTCGTCGGGCCGCGGCCGCTGCTGGTCGATTTTCTGCCGCTTTTCGGCGAAGAGGAAGCCCGCCGCCACTCCGTGCGCCCGGGGCTCACGGGGCTGGCCCAGATCAACGGGCGCAACGCCATGAGCTGGGAAAAGCGCCTCCAGTACGATCTCGAATACGTCGACCGCCTCAGCCTGTGGCTCGACCTCAAGATCCTCTGGCGCACCGTCGCCGCCGTTTTGCGCCGCGACGGCGTCGACGCCGGCGAAGGGGAAACGATCATCGCGCCGCCGACGGAGATCAAGCGGCCCCGCGCGCTCGAAAAGATCGACGGCGCGAAGGAGCGATCGTCATGAAAAAGATTCTCGTCGCCGGCGCCCGCAGCTTTGTGGGACGCTCTTTCGCCGGATGGCTGGAACGGTTCGGCGGCTGCTATCGCACTGATTTCGTCAGCCTGCGCGGCGCGGAATGGCGCCGGCGCAGCTTCGCCGGTTACGACGCCTTGATCCACTGCGCGGGGATCGCCCACCTGTCCGCCGGGCCCGACGAGCTTTATCTGCGCGTCAACCGCGACCTTGCCGAAGAAACCGCGCTCAAAGCCCGGCGCGAGGGCGTCGGACAGTTCGTCTTCATGAGCAGCATCGCCGTTTACGGCGACAGCGCGCCGCCGGGAAAGGAAAAAATCATCGCGGCCGAGACCGTTCCCGCGCCGGCGAACGTTTACGGACGGTCGAAGCTGGAAGCCGAAGGGAGACTCGCCGCGCTCGCCGCGCCGGCGTTCAGGATCGCCGTCGTCCGCGCCCCGCTGATTTACGGCCCGGGCTGCAAGGGAAACTTTCCCGCGCTGATCGGATACGCGCGCCGCCTGCCGCTTTTCCCCAAGGTGAAAAACCGCCGCAGCATGATCTATATCGGCAACCTCTGCGAACAGCTTCGCCTGCTCGTCGACCGGGAGGATTCCGGCACGTTCTTCCCACAGAACGAAGCGTACGTCGGTACTTCCGATCTGGTGCGCCGTCTGGGCGCGCTTCAGGGGCGGAAAATCACTCTCACGCGGCTTCTCAATCCTGCGCTGTATTTTTTGCGCCGCTTCACGCCGGCCGTCGACAAAGCCTTCGGCTCTCTCTGCTACGCGTGGGAGTTAAGCCGATGCGGAGAGTACAACGTCGTGCCGTTCGAACGATCTCTTGTGGAAACGCTGAACGCATTCGAGAATTTCCGATGAAAAAACTTCTTCTTGCGACAACAATCCAGCGAACGTTGCGCGATTTTCTGCTTCCTTACGGCGACCATTTCCGCGCCCAAGGCTGGCAGGTCGACGCGATGGCCAACGTGCGCGATCCCTTTCCCGCCGCGGCGGATCATTTCGATCATTTTTACGCCGTCGACTGGGGACGCAGCCCTCTCGATCCGCATAATTTCGCGCGCACGCCGAATTTCGTGCGGAAACTGGTGCTGCGGCAGCGGTACGACATCGTCCACGTGCACACGCCCGTGGCGGCCTTCGTCGCCCGCTTCGCCCTGCGCCGGCTGCGCGCCGCGGGAAAGATCAAAGTCGTGTACACCGCGCACGGCTTCCATTTCTTCAAGGGCAACTCGAAAATAAAAAACGGCCTGTTCATCGCCCTCGAAAAGCTCGCCGGGCGCTGGACAGACCATTTGATCGTCATCAACGAAGAAGATTACGACGCCGCGCTGAAATACTGCATCGTTCCGCGCGAAAACGTCACCTTGATGCCGGGGATCGGCGTCGATTTATCGCAATACAGCCGCGACGCCGTCAGCGACGCACAGGTCGCCTCCGTGCGCCGGGAAATGGGGTTAATTCCGGAAGACCGCTATATCCTGATGATCGCCGAGTTCAATCCCGGCAAACGCCACCGCGACGCCGTCAGGGCGCTCGCACGAATCGAGGACCCGCGGCTTCACCTCGCCTTCGCCGGACAGGGACCGCTGCTTGCCGAAACGAAAGCGCTGGCCCGCCGCTGCGGCGTCGAAAAACGCTGCCATTTTCTCGGCCAGCGCGCCGACGTTCCCGCGCTGCTCAAAGGCGCGGCCGCCGCCGTGCTGCCCTCGGAACGCGAAGGCCTGCCCCGCTCGGTGCTGGAAGCCATGGCCATGGGCACGCCGGCGATCGGCGCCGACGTCCGCGGCACGCGCGACCTGCTCGCCGGCGGCTGCGGCACGCTCGTGCCCGTGGGCGACACGGAAGCGCTGGCACGCGCGTTCCACGCCGTTTTCGGCGCGCCCGCGTCCGCCAGACAGCACGTCAGGCAGGCCTCGGAAAAGGTCAAAAACTATGACATCGAACGCCTCCAAAAAATGCACGAACAACTCTACGCCGAACTTCTCTCTCCAGCGCCCGCGCCTCGGGAAAAGAAACGATAATTCCGCCCCGCGGCGAGAAAAATTCGTTTTCAGACACAACTACGCGTCTTTCCCCCGCACAATCCGCCGCGCCACATCGTACAGATGGATTTTCCGCAGCACTCTCCCCAGCCCGCTCAACAGCCGGGCGCCCGGCGGACGCCAGCTTCCCGCGAACCAATGAACCGTAAAGGCGCCGGCGAAATTTTTTCCGTAATTCTCGCCTTTCAGAGTCAGCGGGCAAAAGATCTCCTGCGGATAGATACACAGGCCGTCGTCAAGAAACTGCTTCCGATTGTTCAAAAGCACGCCGTACCGTTCCTGAAGGTCCCGCGTGATCGGCACCGTATTCGGCGTCAGATCGGGGACGCCGTTTTCATCGACGAAACGTTTCCGCACGTAGTCGTCGAGCAATCCTTTGATCCACGGGTGTCCCGCCTCGGCTCCCATGATCCCGGTCACGGGGCAGCCGGGACGCTCGAATCCGGTAAAAGCCCGGTGCCGCAAAAAGCCATCGAGCGGCTTCAGCACCTCGACGTCGCTGTCCAGATAAATCCCCCCCTGATGATACAGAGCGTAAAGCCTCAGAAAATCCGAGACGAAGGCCCATTTTTTCATGGCCGCCGCTTCCCGTGTAAACCGAAACGCGGAAAGGTCGAAATTCCGCTCGTTCCAAAGAACGATCCTGTAATCGGGCAGATATTTCTTCCATGAAGCAAGACATCGGCGTCCCAGCGCCGGGAATTCCTTTTCGCCGAACCAGCAGTAATGGATGATCTTGGGAACCGCCACGTCTTCTCCCCCCTGACGCTGATTTTATACCACCTGAAACAGATAGAACTTGAGGTACTCGGTCTCCGGCACGCCCCAGAGGACCGGGTGGTCGGGGGATTGGCCGCGGGCCTCGATCTGGCGCAGGCTGACCTTGGCGTCGGCGGCCGCGGCGGCCAGTGTTTGGCGGAACAGCTCGCCGGTCATGAAGTGGGAGCACGAGGCCGTGGCGAGGTAGCCGCCGCGGGGCAGCAGCTTCATGGCCTTGAGATTGATCTCCTTGTAGCCGCGCGCGGCGTCGCGCACGCTGCGGCGCGATTTGGCAAAGGCGGGCGGATCGAGGATGATCATGCCGTACTCGCCGCGGGCGCGGCAGGCCATGCCGGCGAGCAGGTCGAACACGTCGGCGGCGACGAAGTCCATGCGGTCGAGGCAGCCGTTCAGCGCGGCGTTGTGACGCGCCATCTCCAGAGCGCTTGCGGAGACGTCCACGGCGGTGACGTGCGCCGCGCCGCCCCTGACGGCGTTGAGCGCGAATGAACCGGTGTGGGTGAAGCAGTCCAGCACGTTCAGACCGGCGCACAGGCGGGCCGCCGCGGCGCGGTTGAACTTCTGGTCGAGGAAGAAGCCCGTCTTCTGCCCCTCCACGAAATCGACGTCGTAGAGCACGCCGTTCTCACAGATGCGCGCCGTGCGCCGCCCCGCCAGCGAGCAGCCGTCCATGGCGAACTCGCCGCTGAAACGCGGCAGTCCCTCGCGGTCGCGGATCGCAGAATCGCTGCGCTCGTACAGGCCGCTGATCCGCTGTCCGTCTTCGCGCAGCAGCCGCACCAGCATGGGAAACAGCAGGGGCTTCATCTTGTCCATGCCGAGCGACAGCACTTCGGCCACCAGCACGTCGTCGAAGCGGTCCACGGTCAGCCCGGGAAAGCCGTCGGAATCGCCGAAGATCAGGCGGCAGCAGCCGTACTGACCGCCCATGACCGACTTGCGGTAATTCAGCGCGTAGCGCAGGCGGCGCTCGAAGAAAGCGGCGTCGAAGCGGTCGTTGGCGTTGGCGGAAATGAGGCGCACGCGGATCTTGGAATGATCGTTGACGAAGCCCGTGCCGAGGTAAACGTCCCCGCGCCCGACCACGTCCACAAGATCGCCGGGCGCGTACCGCCCCCGAACGTCCGTAACTTCTTCGCCGTAGACCCACGGATGCCCGCCTTTGACGCTGCGCTCCGCCTTGGGCGTGACGGTGAAGCGCGGATAGTGCCGTTCCTGTTTCATGATTGAGCTCCTCGAAGACCGGCCTGAACGGCCGCGATTTTTCGCCATTATACCATCATGCGAACCGGCTTTTGCGGCAAAAACGAGGGCGAACGGCCGAATTTCCCCGGTCGTCCGCCCTCGTTGTTTTTTTCAGAAAAGCTCCTCGTTCAGCGGCTCTCCATGCCTCTTCTCGGCTCGAGGATCTCGCGCACGATCAGATACATGAGGTTGTGCAGGATCGAGGGCTCCTGACCGGGCGCGTGCAGCAGCGTCCCGCCGGCGCCGAACTGTTCCTCAAGAAGCAGAAAGACCTGACGCGATTCCGCCGCGCGCCCCGCCTGGGCCAGCACGTAAGCGCCCAGCGACGCGGCCGCCAGCGACGCCTGCGCGCCCGTCGCGAGAAATTCCGGCTCGAGGCGCAGCTTTTCCACCAGCCGGTCCATGGAATGGAGCGGCACAAGGCCGCCGTCCACAAGATTGGCCATGATCAGCAGCGCGTCGAGAGAGCCGTCCTGACTGTCGACGTAGCTGCGCTTGTCCACGTCGTAGGACAGCCGCAGCGTCTGCGCGCCGCTTCCCGCCAGCAGGATGCCGAGGCAGCGCTGCGCCACCGGCTCCCACTGAGAAGAAAAACTTTGCAGCTGCTGCAGCGCCTTCACGTCGACGGCGCCGAGG
Protein-coding sequences here:
- a CDS encoding glycosyltransferase family 4 protein, producing MKKLLLATTIQRTLRDFLLPYGDHFRAQGWQVDAMANVRDPFPAAADHFDHFYAVDWGRSPLDPHNFARTPNFVRKLVLRQRYDIVHVHTPVAAFVARFALRRLRAAGKIKVVYTAHGFHFFKGNSKIKNGLFIALEKLAGRWTDHLIVINEEDYDAALKYCIVPRENVTLMPGIGVDLSQYSRDAVSDAQVASVRREMGLIPEDRYILMIAEFNPGKRHRDAVRALARIEDPRLHLAFAGQGPLLAETKALARRCGVEKRCHFLGQRADVPALLKGAAAAVLPSEREGLPRSVLEAMAMGTPAIGADVRGTRDLLAGGCGTLVPVGDTEALARAFHAVFGAPASARQHVRQASEKVKNYDIERLQKMHEQLYAELLSPAPAPREKKR
- a CDS encoding class I SAM-dependent rRNA methyltransferase — translated: MKQERHYPRFTVTPKAERSVKGGHPWVYGEEVTDVRGRYAPGDLVDVVGRGDVYLGTGFVNDHSKIRVRLISANANDRFDAAFFERRLRYALNYRKSVMGGQYGCCRLIFGDSDGFPGLTVDRFDDVLVAEVLSLGMDKMKPLLFPMLVRLLREDGQRISGLYERSDSAIRDREGLPRFSGEFAMDGCSLAGRRTARICENGVLYDVDFVEGQKTGFFLDQKFNRAAAARLCAGLNVLDCFTHTGSFALNAVRGGAAHVTAVDVSASALEMARHNAALNGCLDRMDFVAADVFDLLAGMACRARGEYGMIILDPPAFAKSRRSVRDAARGYKEINLKAMKLLPRGGYLATASCSHFMTGELFRQTLAAAAADAKVSLRQIEARGQSPDHPVLWGVPETEYLKFYLFQVV
- a CDS encoding sugar transferase codes for the protein MILISGKSYLPLKRLMDILGSLAALLVLSPLMVGVALRVKREMGSPVIFAQPRPGRGEKIFLNYKFRSMRHAVDASGRPLPDRERLTPFGRRLRRSSLDELPELWNVLKGDMSLVGPRPLLVDFLPLFGEEEARRHSVRPGLTGLAQINGRNAMSWEKRLQYDLEYVDRLSLWLDLKILWRTVAAVLRRDGVDAGEGETIIAPPTEIKRPRALEKIDGAKERSS
- a CDS encoding NAD-dependent epimerase/dehydratase family protein, yielding MKKILVAGARSFVGRSFAGWLERFGGCYRTDFVSLRGAEWRRRSFAGYDALIHCAGIAHLSAGPDELYLRVNRDLAEETALKARREGVGQFVFMSSIAVYGDSAPPGKEKIIAAETVPAPANVYGRSKLEAEGRLAALAAPAFRIAVVRAPLIYGPGCKGNFPALIGYARRLPLFPKVKNRRSMIYIGNLCEQLRLLVDREDSGTFFPQNEAYVGTSDLVRRLGALQGRKITLTRLLNPALYFLRRFTPAVDKAFGSLCYAWELSRCGEYNVVPFERSLVETLNAFENFR
- a CDS encoding glycosyltransferase family 32 protein, giving the protein MAVPKIIHYCWFGEKEFPALGRRCLASWKKYLPDYRIVLWNERNFDLSAFRFTREAAAMKKWAFVSDFLRLYALYHQGGIYLDSDVEVLKPLDGFLRHRAFTGFERPGCPVTGIMGAEAGHPWIKGLLDDYVRKRFVDENGVPDLTPNTVPITRDLQERYGVLLNNRKQFLDDGLCIYPQEIFCPLTLKGENYGKNFAGAFTVHWFAGSWRPPGARLLSGLGRVLRKIHLYDVARRIVRGKDA